The Palleronia sp. THAF1 genome contains the following window.
TGGGCATGGAACCCTCTTTTTCGGTGATTTCCGGAACCTGCGTCCCCTGCCATAGCGGCTTTGGGGTGTCAAAGGCTTTCGCCAGCCGGGGGGCAACGCTAGACGAGTGATATGGGAACGGGATCGCATATAGTGAAGAGGCTGGACGGAGAGCCTCCGCTGGACATTCTGTGCCGGGTGTCTGCGCGCGCGCGGCGGATCAGCTTGCGGGTGTCATCGCTGGACGGGCGCGTGACGCTGACGCGACCCCGATTCGTGTCCGAGGCCGAGGCGCTGCGGTTTGCCGAAACGAAGGCCGATTGGCTGCGTGCGCAGACGGGGCGTGTGCCTGAAGGGCAGTCGGCTGTTCTGGACGGTACGGTGCCAGTAGGCGGCGTATCGCATGGCATCATCGAAGGGCGGCCCGGTCTGGGCGACGGCGTGCTGCGTGTGCGGACGGGGCGCGCGGTGGGACCGCAGGTGGCGGCTATTCTGCGAGAGACGGCGCGGGCGCGACTGGCCGAGGCGGTGGCCCGCCATGCGACTGCGCTGGGCCGGGTCCCGGGACGGCTGACCCTGCGCGATACGCGGTCGCGTTGGGGGTCGTGCAATCACAAGGGCGACTTGATGTTCTCGTGGCGGCTGGTGATGGCCCCGTGGGAGGTGCTGGATTATGTGGCTGCGCATGAGGTCGCGCATCTGGAGCATATGGATCACTCGGCGGCCTTCTGGGAAGCCTGTGCGCGCTTGCGGCCCGATTGGCGGAACCAGCGCGACTGGCTGCGTGCCCATGGCGCGGCGCTTCACGCGTGGCGGTTCGACGATTGACGGCTGACGGGCCAAGGCGTCAGATACGTCCATGCTGATGCAAATTCGCCCCGATCCCGTGCCCGGCGCCAAACTGGCCGCCCATGACCGCGTTTATCGCCATCTGCGCACGCGGATCATGCATGGAGAGATCGCGCCTGGCCATGCGCTGACCCTGCGAGGCATCGGGCTGGATTACGATGTGTCCATGACCCCCGCGCGAGAGGCCGTGCGGCGATTGGTGGCCGAAGGGGCCCTGTCGCTGTCGTCCTCGGGGCGTGTGACGACTCCGCTTCTGACGGCGGATCGGATCGAAGAGCTGGCCGCGTTGCGCGCGCTTCTGGAAGTCGAATTGGCCAGCCGCGCCTTGCCGCGCGCGCATTTGGCGTTGATCGACCGGATGGAAGCGCAGAACGGTCTGCTGGCCCAGACGATCGCGAAGCACGACGCAGTGGGCTACATTCGCCAGAACCTCGAATTCCACCGGATGCTGTATCTGCGGGCGCAAGCGCCTGCGATCCTTGCGATGGCAGAGACGGTCTGGCTGCAACTGGGGCCGACGATGCGCAAACTTTATGGGCGTTTGAACCGCACCAGCGTGCCCGGTGGGCATCGGCAGATCGTGGCGGCTTTGAAGGCTGGTGACGAGCCGGGCCTTCGATTGGCGGTGCGGGCGGATGTCACGCAAGGGCTGCGACTGATCCTGGCCGGCGAGAGTTAGGGGCTCTGCCCCCGCCGCCTTGCGGCTCCCCCGAGGTATTTCTGGAACGATGAAGCCGGGGGTCAGTCGGCGGCTTGCATGGTGGCCAGATCGCGCAGGGGTGGGAAGAACGCTTCGATCTCGGCGGCTGTTGCGCGGTCGACCGCACCGTCGGCGACCTGCTTCTGGGTCCAGATCCAAGAGACAGCGGGATCGTGCAGCATGGCCCATTCGCCGAACATGCGTTCCGGGATAGTGCCTTCGACGCGCATGCGCATATTCAGGTGCCGGTCATCGCGAGCGATCCGTGCCAGAGCGTCCTTCACCGCAGGCTCGGGGCCTTCTAGCCATTGCAAGTAGATGTCGGCCCGACAGATCAGCGCGCCCGAAATGTCGTCGCGGGCGTTCGCGCGCTGTGCGTCCAGCAGGATGGCATGAAGGATGCCCGTGTCGAAGCCGAAGGGCTGCGATGTGTAGATCGCGCGGTAGACGCTCATGGTCCGGCTCCTGTTGTGGCATTCCCGGAATGATATCACGCTCGTCGGGGGCGGAGCGACGGAAATCCACAAGCGCGAATTGTGCGGCGGGTCGTGTCACGCCCCCCGCATCATTCTGTTGCCCGGCCCCAATCAGGAGTGGATCGGGCCATCTCCGCAGGCGAGGGCTGCTTCGCGGACCGCTTCGGAGTAGGTCGGGTGGGCGTGGCAGGTCAGGGCCAAGTCTTCCGCTGCCGCGCCGAACTCCATCGCGACGCAGATCTCATGAATTAGGTCGCCCGCCATTGGGCCGATGATGTGCGCGCCAAGGATACGGTCGGTTTCCTTGTGGGCGAGCAGTTTGACGAAGCCGTCGGCGGCGAAGTTTGCCTTGGCGCGACCGTTGCCCATGAAGGAGAACTTGCCGACCTTGTAGGGCGTGTCGTCTTCCTTCAGCTGCTCTTCGGTACGGCCCACGTTGGCGACCTCTGGGTGGGTGTAGATGACGCCGGGGATCACGTCGTAGTTCACGTGACCCGCCTTGCCCGCAAGGACTTCGGCGACGGCCATGCCTTCGTCTTCGGCCTTGTGGGCCAGCATCGGGCCGGTGATCGCGTCGCCGATGGCGTAGATGCCGTCGATGCTTGTTTTCCAGTGATCATCGGTCGTGATCTGGCCGCGCTCATGCATGTCGGCGCCCAGATCGGACAGGCCCAGACCGTCGGTGAAGGGCTTGCGACCGGTCGCCACCAGCACGACATCGGCGTCGATTTCCGACTCCGCATCGTCCTTCTTGGACTTGTAGGTGACCTTGGCTTTCTGGCCCTTCACCTCGACGCCTTGTACGGCGGCGCCAAGGATGAACTCCATCCCCTGCTTGGCGAGGATTTTCTGGAAGGTCTTCTGCACTTCGCCGTCCATACCGGGCGTGATGGTGTCGAGATATTCGACCACCGTCACTTCGGCGCCCAGACGGGAATAGACAGAGCCCATCTCCAGCCCGATGACGCCCGCGCCGATCACGACCATCTTCTTGGGGATCTTGCTCAGGGCCAGCGCGCCGGTGGAGGAGACGACGATCTTCTCGTCGATCTCGATGCCCGGCAGGGATGATGGCTCGGAGCCCGTTGCGATGACAATGTTCTTCGCCTCGTGCACCTCGTCGCCGACCTTGACCTTGCCAGCCTTGGGGATTGATCCCCAGCCCTTGAGCCAGTCGATCTTGTTCTTCTTGAACAGGAACTCGATGCCCTTGGTGTTCTGGCCGATGGTGTCTTTCTTGTAGTCCTGCATCGCGTCCCAATCGACGGATGGCGATTTGCCCTTCAGGCCCATCTTGGCGAAGTTATGCTCAGCTTCGTGCAGCATATGTGTGGCGTGCAGCAGGGCCTTCGACGGGATGCAGCCGATGTTGAGGCAGGTGCCGCCCAGTGTGTCGCGCCCTTCGACGCAGGCGGTTTTCAGGCCAAGCTGCGCG
Protein-coding sequences here:
- a CDS encoding M48 family metallopeptidase yields the protein MKRLDGEPPLDILCRVSARARRISLRVSSLDGRVTLTRPRFVSEAEALRFAETKADWLRAQTGRVPEGQSAVLDGTVPVGGVSHGIIEGRPGLGDGVLRVRTGRAVGPQVAAILRETARARLAEAVARHATALGRVPGRLTLRDTRSRWGSCNHKGDLMFSWRLVMAPWEVLDYVAAHEVAHLEHMDHSAAFWEACARLRPDWRNQRDWLRAHGAALHAWRFDD
- a CDS encoding GntR family transcriptional regulator, encoding MLMQIRPDPVPGAKLAAHDRVYRHLRTRIMHGEIAPGHALTLRGIGLDYDVSMTPAREAVRRLVAEGALSLSSSGRVTTPLLTADRIEELAALRALLEVELASRALPRAHLALIDRMEAQNGLLAQTIAKHDAVGYIRQNLEFHRMLYLRAQAPAILAMAETVWLQLGPTMRKLYGRLNRTSVPGGHRQIVAALKAGDEPGLRLAVRADVTQGLRLILAGES
- a CDS encoding BLUF domain-containing protein, encoding MSVYRAIYTSQPFGFDTGILHAILLDAQRANARDDISGALICRADIYLQWLEGPEPAVKDALARIARDDRHLNMRMRVEGTIPERMFGEWAMLHDPAVSWIWTQKQVADGAVDRATAAEIEAFFPPLRDLATMQAAD
- the lpdA gene encoding dihydrolipoyl dehydrogenase, yielding MSQYDVIVIGSGPGGYVCAIRCAQLGLKTACVEGRDTLGGTCLNIGCIPSKALLHATHMLHEAEHNFAKMGLKGKSPSVDWDAMQDYKKDTIGQNTKGIEFLFKKNKIDWLKGWGSIPKAGKVKVGDEVHEAKNIVIATGSEPSSLPGIEIDEKIVVSSTGALALSKIPKKMVVIGAGVIGLEMGSVYSRLGAEVTVVEYLDTITPGMDGEVQKTFQKILAKQGMEFILGAAVQGVEVKGQKAKVTYKSKKDDAESEIDADVVLVATGRKPFTDGLGLSDLGADMHERGQITTDDHWKTSIDGIYAIGDAITGPMLAHKAEDEGMAVAEVLAGKAGHVNYDVIPGVIYTHPEVANVGRTEEQLKEDDTPYKVGKFSFMGNGRAKANFAADGFVKLLAHKETDRILGAHIIGPMAGDLIHEICVAMEFGAAAEDLALTCHAHPTYSEAVREAALACGDGPIHS